The region GACTCCTCTGACAGTCCTATGACCCCTATGTGTTCCTCCCTCTGCAGTGTTTCGCCACCATAGCGATGCACGTGTGGATCCCACCTATGGTGTCGGCATTCATCTCCACGCTGCTGTCCCTGCTCAGcttgactctgctgctgctggtgtgcgtcatcaggaagaaaagaaggatgGAGGGAACGTACAAGCCcagtgcagaggagaggaaacagacGAGGGTAGCGGGTTCTGAAAAACCCAGTCTGCCTCTGCCTTTGCCGAAAGAGGAACGTCTCATATGATGAAAAGGGACCTTGCATACCTTCgctcctctgtcactgtgtaaaCCTGTGGATCGATTCCTCCGGTCTCCTCATGTTGCTGCTGTCCTTCAGACACATTAAACTGCACTTTTTCATTCCCTTTGACAACAAA is a window of Solea senegalensis isolate Sse05_10M unplaced genomic scaffold, IFAPA_SoseM_1 scf7180000014070, whole genome shotgun sequence DNA encoding:
- the crb3b gene encoding protein crumbs homolog 3b isoform X2; translation: MTFTCFATIAMHVWIPPMVSAFISTLLSLLSLTLLLLVCVIRKKRRMEGTYKPSAEERKQTRVAGSEKPSLPLPLPKEERLI
- the crb3b gene encoding protein crumbs homolog 3b isoform X1, yielding MCLVSLFGLLPSNRGSTPQGRVGHLTWTLLNPQCFATIAMHVWIPPMVSAFISTLLSLLSLTLLLLVCVIRKKRRMEGTYKPSAEERKQTRVAGSEKPSLPLPLPKEERLI